The proteins below come from a single Vidua chalybeata isolate OUT-0048 chromosome 1, bVidCha1 merged haplotype, whole genome shotgun sequence genomic window:
- the LOC128784750 gene encoding tigger transposable element-derived protein 3-like isoform X1: MKEDRQQPVDLGFAITKPDILAEVERGDEGVAAPAGRYGEHRSPRPHAGPAGPSQGERDAGTGGIVAGWHREQESGTGPAPAAPGPWSRGAPGEAAAPQRAPVSAGDWQGKEVKSEDGLSPPPRSPPARHAGPAEFLVPLRERGCSYCGLLEPEPNPGAGNGGFIAAPPAFESRRCRPGEPPPDCAECGRGIGQKPDLVRHRLGRGTELGYACGRCGRGLAEPAGLGATGGTHRPGPCAGRSPGTAEGAAAAPRKERKELSLTEKVRVLEMLEGPKVSQSELAKRFGVSQPQICRIIKNKERILSEWHRNGDPERKRKREGKDAALEAALLRWVEGDLPVGRPLLQLRARHLARPDAEPGGGWLARLGARHGLAGKKPPAEKGDAEQPTAEHWAGAVLPGLLRSYGPAEIFACGETAVPLPAGDRGKGESPGERLTLLLCANASGSEKVPLRAVGDSPRPRCLRGVNLEQMPWSYRAGSLAGLTAPLFAEWLQEFNEGMRRQGKSVLLLLAKHEAHPYLQLSNVRMVFVPPATALAQPLDRGIAGDLKGHYRRRLLRWLPAERGAGQPSLLDVLHMLAQAWGDVQPGLIAGCFRAAGFTPDAGTEAVSLTSAPGLPGREQLERDGDLAEADGDEGMAEGKDAGEPAAVPPCPSEREVWRSLATLRRYLECQATSPDLFQAFYELEDAVHMVSAGAGRAFIGDSPPQQ; the protein is encoded by the exons ATGAAGGAGGACCGCCAGCAGCCCGTCGACCTGG GTTTCGCCATCACCAAACCCGACATCCTGGCCGAGGTGGAGCGAGGGGACGAGGGGGTGGCGGCCCCAGCGGGGCGTTACGGGGAGCACCGGAGCCCCCGGCCACACGCGGGCCCCGCCGGCCCCTCCCAGGGTGAGCGGGACGCGGGGACGGGCGGGATCGTGGCCGGGTGGCACCGGGAGCAGGAGTCGGGCACCGGGCCGGCTcccgccgcgccggggccgTGGTCCCGCGGCGCTCCCGGCGAGGCGGCCGCTCCCCAACGCGCTCCCGTCTCCGCAGGGGactggcaggggaaggaggtgaAGAGCGAGGACGGGCTGTCCCCACCGCCCCGCTCGCCCCCGGCCCGCCACGCCGGCCCCGCCGAATTCCTCGTCCCGCTGCGGGAACGGGGCTGCAGCTACTGCGGCCTCCTCGAGCCGGAGCCGAATCCCGGTGCCGGCAACGGGGGGTTCATCGCCGCACCCCCCGCCTTCGAGAGCCGCCGCTGCCGGCCCGGGGAGCCGCCGCCGGATTGTGCCGAGTGCGGCCGAGGCATCGGGCAGAAGCCGGACCTGGTGCGGCACCGGCTGGGGCGCGGCACGGAGCTCGGCTACGCCTGCGGCCGCTGCGGGAGAGGCCTCGCCGAgccggcggggctgggggccaCGGGCGGCACCCACCGCCCGGGCCCCTGCGCCGGGCGCTCCCCGGGCACGGCggagggagcggcggcggcgccgcggaAGGAGCGGAAGGAGCTGTCGCTGACCGAGAAGGTGCGCgtgctggagatgctggagggCCCCAAGGTGTCGCAGAGCGAGCTGGCCAAGCGCTTCGGGGTGTCGCAGCCCCAGATCTGCCGCATCATCAAGAACAAGGAGCGCATCCTGAGCGAGTGGCACCGCAACGGCGACCCCGAGCGCAAACGCAAGCGGGAGGGGAAGGACGCGGCGCTGGAGGCCGCGCTGCTGCGCTGGGTGGAGGGCGACCTGCCCGTGGGCCGcccgctgctgcagctcagggccaGGCACCTGGCCCGGCCCGATGCCGAGCCCGGCGGCGGCTGGCTGGCTCGCCTGGGCGCTCGCCACGGCCTCGCCGGCAAGAAGCCGCCGGCGGAGAAAGGGGACGCGGAGCAGCCCACGGCGGAGCACTGGGCCGGCGCGGTGCTGCCCGGGCTCCTCCGCAGCTACGGGCCTGCCGAGATCTTCGCCTGCGGGGAGACCGCGGTGCCGCTGCCGGCCGGCGACCGCGGCAAGGGCGAGAGCCCCGGCGAGCGGCTGAcgctgctgctctgtgccaacGCCAGCGGCTCGGAGAAGGTGCCGCTGCGGGCGGTGGGGGACAGCCCCCGGCCGCGCTGCCTGCGGGGCGTCAACCTGGAGCAGATGCCGTGGAGCTACCGCGCCGGCAGCCTGGCCGGCCTGACCGCCCCGCTCTTTGCCGAGTGGCTGCAGGAGTTCAACGAGGGGATGCGGCGGCAGGGCAAGAGcgtcctgctcctcctggccaAGCACGAGGCGCACCCCTACCTCCAGCTGTCCAACGTCAGGATGGTCTTCGTCCCGCCGGCCACcgccctggcccagcccctgGACCGCGGCATCGCCGGCGACCTCAAGGGCCACTACCGGCGCCGGCTGCTGCGGTGGCTGCCGGCagagcgcggcgcggggcagCCCAGCCTGCTGGATGTGCTGCACATGCTGGCACAAGCCTGGGGCGATGTTCAACCGGGCCTCATCGCTGGCTGCTTCCGCGCCGCCGGCTTCACCCCCGACGCCGGCACCGAGGCCGTGTCCCTGACCTCGGCGCCCGGCCTGCCCGGCCGGGAGCAGCTGGAGCGCGACGGGGACCTGGCGGAGGCGGACGGGGACGAGGGCATGGCGGAGGGCAAGGACGCGGGCGAGCCGGCGGCCGTGCCGCCCTGCCCCTCGGAACGGGAGGTCTGGAGGAGCCTGGCTACGCTGAGGAGGTACCTGGAGTGCCAGGCCACCTCGCCGGACCTCTTCCAGGCCTTCTACGAGCTGGAGGACGCGGTGCACATGGTGTCAGCCGGCGCAGGGCGAGCCTTCATCGGGGACAGCCCTCCCCAGCAGTGA
- the LOC128784750 gene encoding tigger transposable element-derived protein 3-like isoform X2, whose product MSSVVVCPLAWPQASLAVPPLVSVTGFAITKPDILAEVERGDEGVAAPAGRYGEHRSPRPHAGPAGPSQGDWQGKEVKSEDGLSPPPRSPPARHAGPAEFLVPLRERGCSYCGLLEPEPNPGAGNGGFIAAPPAFESRRCRPGEPPPDCAECGRGIGQKPDLVRHRLGRGTELGYACGRCGRGLAEPAGLGATGGTHRPGPCAGRSPGTAEGAAAAPRKERKELSLTEKVRVLEMLEGPKVSQSELAKRFGVSQPQICRIIKNKERILSEWHRNGDPERKRKREGKDAALEAALLRWVEGDLPVGRPLLQLRARHLARPDAEPGGGWLARLGARHGLAGKKPPAEKGDAEQPTAEHWAGAVLPGLLRSYGPAEIFACGETAVPLPAGDRGKGESPGERLTLLLCANASGSEKVPLRAVGDSPRPRCLRGVNLEQMPWSYRAGSLAGLTAPLFAEWLQEFNEGMRRQGKSVLLLLAKHEAHPYLQLSNVRMVFVPPATALAQPLDRGIAGDLKGHYRRRLLRWLPAERGAGQPSLLDVLHMLAQAWGDVQPGLIAGCFRAAGFTPDAGTEAVSLTSAPGLPGREQLERDGDLAEADGDEGMAEGKDAGEPAAVPPCPSEREVWRSLATLRRYLECQATSPDLFQAFYELEDAVHMVSAGAGRAFIGDSPPQQ is encoded by the exons ATGTCATCTGTGGTGGTGTGTCCGTTGGCATGGCCGCAGGCATCACTGGCTGTCCCTCCTCTCGTCTCTGTGACAGGTTTCGCCATCACCAAACCCGACATCCTGGCCGAGGTGGAGCGAGGGGACGAGGGGGTGGCGGCCCCAGCGGGGCGTTACGGGGAGCACCGGAGCCCCCGGCCACACGCGGGCCCCGCCGGCCCCTCCCAGG GGGactggcaggggaaggaggtgaAGAGCGAGGACGGGCTGTCCCCACCGCCCCGCTCGCCCCCGGCCCGCCACGCCGGCCCCGCCGAATTCCTCGTCCCGCTGCGGGAACGGGGCTGCAGCTACTGCGGCCTCCTCGAGCCGGAGCCGAATCCCGGTGCCGGCAACGGGGGGTTCATCGCCGCACCCCCCGCCTTCGAGAGCCGCCGCTGCCGGCCCGGGGAGCCGCCGCCGGATTGTGCCGAGTGCGGCCGAGGCATCGGGCAGAAGCCGGACCTGGTGCGGCACCGGCTGGGGCGCGGCACGGAGCTCGGCTACGCCTGCGGCCGCTGCGGGAGAGGCCTCGCCGAgccggcggggctgggggccaCGGGCGGCACCCACCGCCCGGGCCCCTGCGCCGGGCGCTCCCCGGGCACGGCggagggagcggcggcggcgccgcggaAGGAGCGGAAGGAGCTGTCGCTGACCGAGAAGGTGCGCgtgctggagatgctggagggCCCCAAGGTGTCGCAGAGCGAGCTGGCCAAGCGCTTCGGGGTGTCGCAGCCCCAGATCTGCCGCATCATCAAGAACAAGGAGCGCATCCTGAGCGAGTGGCACCGCAACGGCGACCCCGAGCGCAAACGCAAGCGGGAGGGGAAGGACGCGGCGCTGGAGGCCGCGCTGCTGCGCTGGGTGGAGGGCGACCTGCCCGTGGGCCGcccgctgctgcagctcagggccaGGCACCTGGCCCGGCCCGATGCCGAGCCCGGCGGCGGCTGGCTGGCTCGCCTGGGCGCTCGCCACGGCCTCGCCGGCAAGAAGCCGCCGGCGGAGAAAGGGGACGCGGAGCAGCCCACGGCGGAGCACTGGGCCGGCGCGGTGCTGCCCGGGCTCCTCCGCAGCTACGGGCCTGCCGAGATCTTCGCCTGCGGGGAGACCGCGGTGCCGCTGCCGGCCGGCGACCGCGGCAAGGGCGAGAGCCCCGGCGAGCGGCTGAcgctgctgctctgtgccaacGCCAGCGGCTCGGAGAAGGTGCCGCTGCGGGCGGTGGGGGACAGCCCCCGGCCGCGCTGCCTGCGGGGCGTCAACCTGGAGCAGATGCCGTGGAGCTACCGCGCCGGCAGCCTGGCCGGCCTGACCGCCCCGCTCTTTGCCGAGTGGCTGCAGGAGTTCAACGAGGGGATGCGGCGGCAGGGCAAGAGcgtcctgctcctcctggccaAGCACGAGGCGCACCCCTACCTCCAGCTGTCCAACGTCAGGATGGTCTTCGTCCCGCCGGCCACcgccctggcccagcccctgGACCGCGGCATCGCCGGCGACCTCAAGGGCCACTACCGGCGCCGGCTGCTGCGGTGGCTGCCGGCagagcgcggcgcggggcagCCCAGCCTGCTGGATGTGCTGCACATGCTGGCACAAGCCTGGGGCGATGTTCAACCGGGCCTCATCGCTGGCTGCTTCCGCGCCGCCGGCTTCACCCCCGACGCCGGCACCGAGGCCGTGTCCCTGACCTCGGCGCCCGGCCTGCCCGGCCGGGAGCAGCTGGAGCGCGACGGGGACCTGGCGGAGGCGGACGGGGACGAGGGCATGGCGGAGGGCAAGGACGCGGGCGAGCCGGCGGCCGTGCCGCCCTGCCCCTCGGAACGGGAGGTCTGGAGGAGCCTGGCTACGCTGAGGAGGTACCTGGAGTGCCAGGCCACCTCGCCGGACCTCTTCCAGGCCTTCTACGAGCTGGAGGACGCGGTGCACATGGTGTCAGCCGGCGCAGGGCGAGCCTTCATCGGGGACAGCCCTCCCCAGCAGTGA
- the LOC128784779 gene encoding uncharacterized protein LOC128784779 isoform X1, which yields MDASGALASAPSSAAPSGSRSPMFPPGADREEWGPRFNCAPSTSAAASQAMPASGRKRKANFSNDETETLVWNVVRHFSALYGSEALRAHPVRRKQLWTQIQSRVNFLGYTERSIDDLKHKWRDLRLDVKKKITSKKHLPMNRAGGPLHKPRLTPLEKMVASTFLQASHDSEPEIILDPDLFFPGASKQPFMHLQPGVSHPSIYIDTNGQPSALPDVEGSAVPRLPGQSPDPAGGCEYGRGEGQGGSAESGPELRTPDASAISPSLRNESLVSYASMSEEEEREGREVERGHGGAAGMQPGPEAPMSAEEDMKLSRQAMLIRRCSSQGSVTSLPEDSLNPADAHSDWGHEGVSDLPALGRGLDSAHPEEQAGGPGPEMGALPRVLMGPTWEKAPAEEEPPARSPLHGALTEESLPSSASPPGDAPAAAGPARGLGCSRLREDRRESWRTSIHHLLDLEEQWDQLYHQELAMWQEERATQREERARDRELQFRLLGVLTDIRDELRYLRQERAGARQSPAPPPPEPRRDPSPLLEQPKAEPGFPEPSPAGSAGWADTAVPSRSPFGNRGRGRRRGRPRGSASRHRRLFLTNS from the exons atggatgCCTCCGGGGCTCTTGCTTCGGCTCCCTCCTCCGCGGCTCCCTCGGGCTCCCGCAGCCCCATGTTCCCCCCAGGAGCTGACAGAGAGGAGTGGGGACCGAGGTTCAATTGTGCCCCTTCCACCTCTGCCGCAGCCTCGCAGGCGATGCCAGCGTCTGGCCGGAAGAGGAAGGCCAACTTCTCCAATGACGAGACCGAGACGCTGGTCTGGAATGTGGTCCGGCATTTCAGCGCCCTGTACGGGTCCGAGGCCCTGCGGGCTCACCCCGTGCGGCGGAAGCAGCTCTGGACCCAAATCCAAAGCCGCGTCAACTTCCTGGGCTACACCGAGCGCTCCATCGACGACCTCAAGCACAAGTGGCGCGACCTGCGGCTGGACGTCAAGAAGAAGATCACCTCCAAGAAGCACCTGCCCATGAACCGCGCCGGGGGGCCGCTCCACAAGCCGCGCCTCACGCCCCTGGAGAAGATGGTGGCTTCCACCTTCCTGCAGGCCAGCCACGACTCGGAGCCCGAGATCATCCTGGACCCAG ATCTGTTCTTCCCCGGCGCGTCCAAGCAGCCCTTCATGCACCTGCAGCCCGGCGTGAGCCACCCCAGCATCTACATCGACACCAACGGGCAGCCCTCGGCCCTGCCCGACGTGGAGGGCTCGGCCGTGCCGCGCCTGCCGGGACAGAGCCCCGACCCCGCCGGCGGCTGCGAGTACGGCCGAGGAGAGGGGCAGGGCGGCTCCG CCGAGTCGGGACCGGAGCTGCGCACTCCAGACGCGTCGGCCATCTCCCCATCCCTGCGAAACGAGTCCCTGGTCTCCTACGCCTCCATGTCGGAGGAAGAGGAACGGGAAGGCCGGGAAGTGGAGAGGGGCCACGGTGGGGCCGCGGGGATGCAGCCAGGGCCCGAGGCCCCCATGTCAGCGGAGGAGGACATGAAACTGTCCCGCCAGGCCATGCTGATCCGCCggtgcagctcccagggctccgTGACCTCCCTGCCCGAGGATTCCCTCAACCCCGCGGACGCTCACTCGGACTGGGGACACGAGGGGGTGTCCGACCTGCCCGCCCTGGGCCGCGGGCTCGACTCGGCGCATCCCGAGGAGCAGGCTGGCGGCCCGGGCCCGGAGATGGGCGCCTTGCCCAGGGTACTGATGGGGCCCACCTGGGAGAAGGCTCCGGCCGAGGAGGAGCCCCCGGCCCGCTCCCCGCTGCACGGCGCCCTGACCGAGGAGTCGCTGCCCTCCTCCGCCTCCCCGCCCGGAGacgccccggccgccgccggccccgcccgcggGCTGGGCTGCTCCCGCCTGCGCGAGGACCGCCGCGAGAGCTGGAGGACTAGCATCCATCACCTGCTCGACCTGGAGGAGCAGTGGGACCAGCTGTACCACCAGGAGCTGGCCATGTGGCAGGAGGAACGGGCCACCCAGCGCGAGGAGCGGGCGCGCGACCGGGAGCTGCAGTTCCGCCTGCTCGGCGTCCTCACGGACATCCGCGACGAGCTGCGCTACCTGCGCCAGGAGCGCGCCGGCGCCCGCCagagcccggccccgccgccccccgagCCCCGCCGCGACCCCAGCCCGCTCCTCGAGCAGCCCAAAGCCGAGCCCGGCTTCCCCgagcccagcccggccgggAGCGCCGGCTGGGCAGACACCGCCGTGCCCAGCCGGAGCCCCTTCGGCAAccgcggccggggccggcgCCGCGGGCGGCCGCGCGGCTCCGCTTCCCGACACAGACGCCTCTTCCTCACCAACAGCTAG
- the LOC128784779 gene encoding uncharacterized protein LOC128784779 isoform X2: MPASGRKRKANFSNDETETLVWNVVRHFSALYGSEALRAHPVRRKQLWTQIQSRVNFLGYTERSIDDLKHKWRDLRLDVKKKITSKKHLPMNRAGGPLHKPRLTPLEKMVASTFLQASHDSEPEIILDPDLFFPGASKQPFMHLQPGVSHPSIYIDTNGQPSALPDVEGSAVPRLPGQSPDPAGGCEYGRGEGQGGSAESGPELRTPDASAISPSLRNESLVSYASMSEEEEREGREVERGHGGAAGMQPGPEAPMSAEEDMKLSRQAMLIRRCSSQGSVTSLPEDSLNPADAHSDWGHEGVSDLPALGRGLDSAHPEEQAGGPGPEMGALPRVLMGPTWEKAPAEEEPPARSPLHGALTEESLPSSASPPGDAPAAAGPARGLGCSRLREDRRESWRTSIHHLLDLEEQWDQLYHQELAMWQEERATQREERARDRELQFRLLGVLTDIRDELRYLRQERAGARQSPAPPPPEPRRDPSPLLEQPKAEPGFPEPSPAGSAGWADTAVPSRSPFGNRGRGRRRGRPRGSASRHRRLFLTNS; the protein is encoded by the exons ATGCCAGCGTCTGGCCGGAAGAGGAAGGCCAACTTCTCCAATGACGAGACCGAGACGCTGGTCTGGAATGTGGTCCGGCATTTCAGCGCCCTGTACGGGTCCGAGGCCCTGCGGGCTCACCCCGTGCGGCGGAAGCAGCTCTGGACCCAAATCCAAAGCCGCGTCAACTTCCTGGGCTACACCGAGCGCTCCATCGACGACCTCAAGCACAAGTGGCGCGACCTGCGGCTGGACGTCAAGAAGAAGATCACCTCCAAGAAGCACCTGCCCATGAACCGCGCCGGGGGGCCGCTCCACAAGCCGCGCCTCACGCCCCTGGAGAAGATGGTGGCTTCCACCTTCCTGCAGGCCAGCCACGACTCGGAGCCCGAGATCATCCTGGACCCAG ATCTGTTCTTCCCCGGCGCGTCCAAGCAGCCCTTCATGCACCTGCAGCCCGGCGTGAGCCACCCCAGCATCTACATCGACACCAACGGGCAGCCCTCGGCCCTGCCCGACGTGGAGGGCTCGGCCGTGCCGCGCCTGCCGGGACAGAGCCCCGACCCCGCCGGCGGCTGCGAGTACGGCCGAGGAGAGGGGCAGGGCGGCTCCG CCGAGTCGGGACCGGAGCTGCGCACTCCAGACGCGTCGGCCATCTCCCCATCCCTGCGAAACGAGTCCCTGGTCTCCTACGCCTCCATGTCGGAGGAAGAGGAACGGGAAGGCCGGGAAGTGGAGAGGGGCCACGGTGGGGCCGCGGGGATGCAGCCAGGGCCCGAGGCCCCCATGTCAGCGGAGGAGGACATGAAACTGTCCCGCCAGGCCATGCTGATCCGCCggtgcagctcccagggctccgTGACCTCCCTGCCCGAGGATTCCCTCAACCCCGCGGACGCTCACTCGGACTGGGGACACGAGGGGGTGTCCGACCTGCCCGCCCTGGGCCGCGGGCTCGACTCGGCGCATCCCGAGGAGCAGGCTGGCGGCCCGGGCCCGGAGATGGGCGCCTTGCCCAGGGTACTGATGGGGCCCACCTGGGAGAAGGCTCCGGCCGAGGAGGAGCCCCCGGCCCGCTCCCCGCTGCACGGCGCCCTGACCGAGGAGTCGCTGCCCTCCTCCGCCTCCCCGCCCGGAGacgccccggccgccgccggccccgcccgcggGCTGGGCTGCTCCCGCCTGCGCGAGGACCGCCGCGAGAGCTGGAGGACTAGCATCCATCACCTGCTCGACCTGGAGGAGCAGTGGGACCAGCTGTACCACCAGGAGCTGGCCATGTGGCAGGAGGAACGGGCCACCCAGCGCGAGGAGCGGGCGCGCGACCGGGAGCTGCAGTTCCGCCTGCTCGGCGTCCTCACGGACATCCGCGACGAGCTGCGCTACCTGCGCCAGGAGCGCGCCGGCGCCCGCCagagcccggccccgccgccccccgagCCCCGCCGCGACCCCAGCCCGCTCCTCGAGCAGCCCAAAGCCGAGCCCGGCTTCCCCgagcccagcccggccgggAGCGCCGGCTGGGCAGACACCGCCGTGCCCAGCCGGAGCCCCTTCGGCAAccgcggccggggccggcgCCGCGGGCGGCCGCGCGGCTCCGCTTCCCGACACAGACGCCTCTTCCTCACCAACAGCTAG
- the ZNF282 gene encoding zinc finger protein 282, whose product MAEWAPAQVQEWNMEAPHLMPLQPPLLPERAHVREAQLHSAEASLWTVVATVQAMERKIDLLATRLLSLEGRSGTAEKKLLDCEKTAMEFGNQLESKWAVLGTLIQEYGLLQRRLENVENLLKNRNFWVLRLPPGPRGEVPKVPVTFVDIAVYFSAEEWKNLEEWQKELYNNLVKENYEALLSLDGALSRSEAQPRSERGDGPCVPEQRELEQRELPPDACAESLISTSDILSRIKQEVAFVGEQQFPEERGMPSDPCAGADALITAHDFLSWIKQEEEPCVREPWELPEREMLPPGPGPASEGLLVKTEERCPHAEPPEEVGLPGSSGELLFPGTGFGTPEGQAAVPAAVALPAQHRLGKAPGPEPGPGADAGGVPAAPPGPAEERPHGCAECGKSFSGKKSLRIHQRSHAAERPYPCAECGKSFNCHSGLVRHQMIHRGERPYKCSECGKCYSRKEHLQNHQRLHTGERPFACAQCGKSFIRKQNLLKHQRIHTGERPYQCPACGRSFRYKESLKDHQRVHGAEAGPPPLPPPGILPPGD is encoded by the exons ATGGCCGAGTGGGCGCCCGCCCAG GTGCAGGAGTGGAACATGGAGGCCCCTCACCTGATGCCGCTGCAGCCACCGCTGCTGCCGGAGCGCGCGCACGTGCGGGAGGCGCAGCTCCACTCCGCAGAGGCCTCGCTCTGGACCGTGGTGGCCACGGTGCAGGCCATGGAGAGGAAGATCGACCTCCTGGCCACCCgcctgctcagcctggagggcCGCTCCGGCACGGCCGAGAAGAAGCTGCTGGACTGCGAGAAGACAGCCATGGAATTTGGGAACCAGCTGGAGAGCAAGTGGGCCGTGCTGGGCACCCTCATCCAGGAGTACGGGCTGCTCCAGCGGCGCCTGGAGAACGTGGAGAACCTCCTGAAGAACAGGAACTTCTGGGTGCTGCGGCTGCCCCCCGGCCCCCGGGGCGAGGTCCCCAAG GTGCCGGTGACATTTGTTGACATCGCCGTCTACTTCTCAGCAGAGGAGTGGAAGAACCTGGAGGAGTGGCAGAAAGAGCTGTACAACAACCTGGTGAAGGAGAACTATGAGGCTTTGCTGTCCCTGG ATGGGGCCCTCTCCAGGAGCGAGGCCCAGCCCCGCAGCGAGCGTGGGGACGGACCCTGTGTCCCCGAGCAgcgggagctggagcagagggagctgccACCGGACGCCTGCGCGG AGTCGCTGATCTCCACCTCCGACATCCTGTCCCGGATCAAGCAGGAGGTGGCCTTCGTGGGGGAGCAGCAGTTCCCCGAGGAGCGGGGGATGCCGTCAGACCCCTGTGCAG gcGCTGACGCCCTGATCACCGCGCACGACTTCTTGTCGTGGATCAAGCAGGAGGAAGAGCCCTGTGTCCgggagccctgggagctgcccgAGAGGGAGATGCTGCCCCCGGGCCCTGGTCCTG ccagcGAGGGGCTGCTGGTGAAGACGGAGGAGCGGTGCCCCCACGCCGAGCCCCCCGAGGAGGTGGGTTTGCCGGGCAGCTCCGGGGAGCTGCTCTTCCCCGGCACGGGCTTCGGGACCCCCGAGGGACAGGCGGCGGTGCCAGCTGCGGTGGCTCTGCCGGCGCAGCACAGACTGGGCAAAGCTCCGGGCCCCGAGCCGGGCCCGGGGGCCGATGCCGGGGGCGtccccgcggcgccgccgggccccgccgaGGAGCGGCCGCACGGCTGCGCCGAGTGCGGGAAGAGCTTCAGCGGCAAGAAGAGCCTGCGGATCCACCAGCGCAGCCACGCGGCCGAGCGGCCCTACCCGTGCGCCGAGTGCGGCAAGAGCTTCAATTGCCACTCGGGGCTGGTGCGGCACCAGATGATCCATCGCGGCGAGCGGCCCTACAAGTGCTCCGAGTGCGGCAAGTGCTACAGCCGCAAGGAACACCTGCAGAACCACCAGCGGCTGCACACCGGGGAGCGCCCCTTCGCCTGCGCCCAGTGCGGCAAGAGCTTCATCCGCAAGCAGAACCTGCTCAAGCACCAGCGCATCCACACCGGCGAGCGCCCGTACCAGTGCCCCGCCTGCGGCCGCAGCTTCCGCTACAAGGAATCGCTCAAGGATCACCAGCGGGTCCACGGCGCCGAGGCGggcccgccgccgctgcccccgccCGGGATCCTTCCCCCCGGGGACTAG
- the LOC128784833 gene encoding zinc finger protein 641-like, whose amino-acid sequence MGYCAALNCQNGTSGAYRNSSVSFYGFPLHNKPLLRQWLQNMGRDMETPSKYQCLCSEHFEESSFERDPAKIRKKRRRLLKEAVPNKFLLALDGTWLVGTPQGFADVLSNKSRKRIRNSEPCRVSGMFPQWPRLQDWQNEFYKQLLKEKFGSLITLGKDCPVPKSHIPAGGAARVKDPQDLERRKIPASPSTGHVGAVTRGSSSRASQAPHRHCSDLAETSGSRHNPATNPANPVGIRSSNRVLAGQELDEFRWFLLYHQGQPEDAAVPWFICTECGKSFVRHAYLLRHQRAHTGQPGRNPPASWRKRPASQRNPPASWRNPPAS is encoded by the exons ATGGGTTACTGCGCGGCCCTGAACTGCCAGAACGGCACGAGCGGGGCCTACAGGAACAGCTCGGTCAGTTTTTATGGGTTCCCCCTCCACAACAAACCCCTCCTGAGGCAGTGGCTCCAAAACATGGGCCGGGACATGGAGACCCCCTCCAAATACCAGTGCCTGTGCTCGGAGCATTTCGAGGAGAGCTCCTTCGAGAGGGATCCCGCGAAAATCCGCAAGAAGAGGCGGCGCCTGCTGAAGGAGGCTGTTCCCAACAAATTCCTCCTGGCCTTGGATGGCACCTGGCTGGTGGGGACTCCCCAGGGCTTCGCCGACGTGCTGAGCAACAAATCCCGAAAACGGATCCGGAATTCCGAGCCCTGCAGG GTCTCTGGGATGTTTCCTCAGTGGCCACGTCTGCAGGATTGGCAGAATGAATTTTACAAGCAATTGCTGAAGGAGAAATTTGGATCTTTGATCACACTGGGAAAAG ACTGTCCTGTTCCCAAAAGTCACAtcccagcaggaggagcagcgcGGGTCAAGGATCCGCAGGatttggagagaaggaaaattcctgccagccccagcacag GCCACGTTGGAGCCGTGACTCGGGGATCATCCTCGAGAGCATCCCAAGCCCCGCACCGCCACTGCTCCGACCTGGCAGAAACATCGGGGAGCCGCCACAATCCGGCAACAAATCCGGCAAATCCGGTGGGAATCCGGAGCAGTAACAGAGTGCTGGCGGGGCAGGAGTTGGATGAGTTCAGGTGGTTCCTGCTGTACCACCAGGGCCAGCCCGAGGACGCGGCGGTGCCGTGGTTCATCTGCACCGAGTGCGGGAAGAGCTTTGTCCGCCACGCGTACCTGCTGCGGCACCAGCGCGCCCACACCGGGCAGCCAGGAAGAAACCCCCCTGCTTCCTGGAGAAAACGCCCTGCTTCCCAAAGGAACCCCCCTGCTTCCTGGAGAAACCCCCCTGCTTCCTGA